Proteins from a single region of Halomicroarcula saliterrae:
- a CDS encoding winged helix-turn-helix domain-containing protein, translating to MLTEGEIRALTALRGEQTVSELAANLDRSLSYTSKLVEQLETSGLVETRRQGKTKQIRLSDAKALELLAALTQQYSHIDWPELLSGAALRVCYFLDTPRTVTDLARHTDVHRSSVHRALSPLQHRGIVYQTDNGTYALNDGFEQLSAFARELAHHGHRQTVEQQANTYTILWEALDEFLVQTTTEITEEHFIPTGPDQFQRYDLPLLARDRRYYLYSKTMSELSPEILCCHMLVIDSGARAQSYCLLLLSHASIDRDELRAQATKYGVDDVVDDLCTYLDTSGDQRTSRLPEWEDFQELAEKYEVTP from the coding sequence ATGCTCACAGAAGGCGAGATTCGCGCCCTCACTGCCCTCCGCGGTGAGCAGACGGTCTCTGAGCTCGCGGCGAATCTCGATCGAAGTCTCAGCTATACCTCAAAACTCGTCGAACAGCTCGAAACGTCTGGACTCGTCGAGACACGTCGACAAGGAAAGACAAAGCAGATTCGACTATCGGACGCAAAAGCACTCGAATTACTCGCCGCTCTCACGCAGCAGTATTCACACATTGACTGGCCGGAGCTGTTGTCAGGGGCTGCTCTCCGTGTTTGCTACTTTCTCGATACCCCACGGACTGTAACTGATCTCGCACGTCACACCGATGTCCACAGGAGTAGCGTCCACCGTGCGCTTTCCCCGCTTCAGCATCGGGGAATCGTCTACCAAACCGACAATGGGACGTACGCACTGAATGACGGCTTCGAACAGTTGAGTGCATTCGCTCGTGAGCTTGCCCATCACGGTCACCGCCAGACTGTCGAACAACAGGCCAACACGTACACCATTCTGTGGGAAGCCCTCGACGAGTTCCTTGTCCAGACGACGACTGAGATTACCGAAGAACACTTCATTCCGACAGGGCCGGACCAATTCCAGCGATATGACCTGCCGCTGTTGGCCCGTGACCGCCGATACTACCTCTATTCGAAGACGATGAGTGAACTCTCACCGGAGATATTGTGCTGCCATATGCTCGTGATTGATTCGGGTGCACGGGCTCAGTCATATTGCCTACTCTTGCTCAGTCACGCCAGTATCGACAGGGACGAACTCCGAGCTCAGGCCACCAAGTACGGCGTCGACGACGTCGTCGACGATCTTTGCACATACCTCGACACCAGCGGAGACCAGCGGACGTCTCGACTTCCCGAGTGGGAGGACTTCCAGGAACTAGCTGAAAAGTACGAGGTGACGCCATGA